In one Brevibacterium sp. CBA3109 genomic region, the following are encoded:
- a CDS encoding DivIVA domain-containing protein yields MADTTFPRMSGWKNGYDPKQVDSFFKRARESFERPTPQPGDLDSRAVRTVGFDLVRKGYHVAVVDAALDRLEDAFAKQARDRLIAQSGQDAWVSELTRVASSLRGRLVREPGEHFDNPAPGVIGYDIDQVDDMCEKVNAYFTQGVAMSVDQVRRVLFKTAKGTKAYDEDQVDAFIDRVVEVMASVD; encoded by the coding sequence ATGGCGGACACGACTTTCCCCCGAATGTCCGGATGGAAGAACGGCTACGACCCGAAACAAGTCGACAGCTTCTTCAAACGTGCGCGCGAATCCTTCGAACGCCCCACCCCGCAGCCCGGTGACCTCGACTCCCGAGCGGTGCGCACAGTCGGGTTCGATCTGGTGCGCAAGGGATACCACGTCGCCGTCGTCGATGCCGCACTCGACCGCCTTGAAGACGCCTTCGCCAAACAGGCACGCGACCGCCTCATCGCACAGTCGGGCCAAGATGCCTGGGTATCCGAACTGACCCGTGTGGCCTCGTCCCTACGGGGACGCCTGGTCCGCGAACCCGGTGAGCACTTCGACAATCCGGCCCCGGGAGTCATCGGCTACGACATCGATCAGGTTGATGACATGTGCGAGAAGGTCAACGCCTACTTCACGCAGGGTGTGGCGATGAGCGTCGACCAGGTCCGCCGTGTCCTGTTCAAGACGGCCAAGGGCACCAAGGCCTACGACGAGGACCAGGTGGATGCCTTCATCGACCGCGTCGTCGAAGTGATGGCCTCCGTTGACTGA
- the frr gene encoding ribosome recycling factor, with translation MIEETLAEAREKMDKAVEFTQEDFSSIRTGRANPALFAAIEIEYYGAPTPLQQLASFQTPEARTILVTPYDRGALGDIETALRNSDIGANPANDGNVIRVVLPELTEERRKEYVKIVKSKAEDGKVSIRNIRRHAKETLERIKKDGDAGEDDVARGISELDDLTKRKVDSVDKLLNQKEAELLEV, from the coding sequence GTGATTGAAGAAACGCTGGCCGAGGCCAGAGAGAAAATGGACAAAGCCGTGGAATTCACGCAGGAGGACTTCTCGTCCATCCGCACCGGCCGCGCCAATCCCGCACTGTTCGCTGCCATCGAGATCGAATACTACGGTGCACCGACGCCTCTTCAGCAACTGGCCTCGTTCCAGACCCCGGAAGCCCGTACGATCCTTGTGACTCCCTATGATCGTGGTGCGCTGGGTGACATTGAGACCGCTCTGCGCAATTCGGACATCGGCGCCAACCCAGCCAACGACGGCAACGTCATCCGCGTCGTGCTCCCGGAACTCACCGAGGAGCGCCGCAAGGAATACGTGAAGATCGTCAAGAGCAAGGCTGAAGACGGCAAAGTGTCGATCCGCAACATTCGTCGTCACGCCAAAGAGACCCTCGAACGCATCAAAAAGGACGGCGACGCCGGTGAAGACGACGTCGCACGTGGAATCTCCGAACTCGACGACCTGACGAAGCGCAAGGTCGACAGCGTCGACAAGCTGCTGAACCAGAAGGAAGCTGAGCTCCTCGAGGTCTGA
- a CDS encoding YifB family Mg chelatase-like AAA ATPase, with the protein MSEEAKLNVIGRSSAVALWGLTGKIVSIEACVSAGLPGIDIVGLPDASVSESRKRLRAALAYLGIPVATQHLTINLTPGTVPKIGTGFDLGIAVAVLKAQGIITETDTESIIHCGELGLDGRIRPVNGVLPSLHSGLQAGFERFVVPVGNSREAALLGGAKVTTINSLAELINIYGGALSVPMLPPVFDSDTANLETSERHDLAEVQGQAEARFGLEVAAAGGHNLLMRGTPGAGKTLLAQCLPGILPPLDDPQAVEVAAVRSLRGELHSGAGLDHRPPFEAPHHRSTASALVGGRRPGSIGILSRAHRGVLFLDEAPEFSRDVLEALRQPMEARQVHIHRAWGSMVLPASFQLVMAANPCPCGAGMRGAESTCRCTPMDKRRYRNRLSGPLLDRVDLQLELFPVSPADIRLGGVQEDSAPVAERVRRARQRQAERYVDCEWTLNSNAPGAWLREHFSLSPNSLRDLDRALDTGRITMRGYDRVLRVATTLADLEGAAAPTPDKITTALALRTQDS; encoded by the coding sequence GTGAGCGAAGAAGCGAAGCTCAACGTGATCGGACGTTCCTCCGCCGTCGCACTCTGGGGCCTAACAGGCAAGATCGTGTCCATCGAAGCCTGCGTCAGCGCTGGCCTGCCAGGCATCGACATCGTCGGTCTGCCCGATGCCTCCGTGAGCGAATCCCGGAAACGACTTCGCGCCGCACTCGCGTATCTGGGGATCCCCGTTGCCACTCAGCATCTGACGATCAACCTCACTCCTGGCACCGTGCCGAAGATCGGTACGGGATTCGACCTGGGAATCGCCGTAGCCGTGCTCAAAGCTCAAGGCATCATCACCGAAACGGACACAGAATCGATCATCCACTGCGGCGAACTCGGCCTCGACGGGCGCATCCGCCCCGTCAACGGGGTGCTGCCGAGCCTCCACAGCGGTCTCCAGGCCGGCTTCGAACGATTCGTCGTGCCGGTGGGCAACAGTCGGGAAGCTGCACTGCTGGGTGGAGCCAAGGTCACAACCATCAACTCGTTGGCCGAACTGATCAACATCTATGGCGGAGCACTCAGCGTCCCGATGCTGCCACCGGTCTTCGACTCCGACACTGCCAACCTGGAAACTTCCGAACGCCACGACCTCGCCGAAGTTCAAGGGCAGGCTGAGGCGCGATTCGGACTCGAAGTCGCGGCAGCCGGTGGACACAATCTGCTGATGCGAGGCACACCGGGGGCAGGGAAGACGCTGCTGGCACAGTGCCTGCCGGGGATACTTCCACCATTGGACGACCCGCAAGCCGTCGAAGTAGCAGCCGTGCGTTCACTGCGGGGAGAGCTGCACAGCGGTGCAGGACTTGACCATCGGCCCCCGTTCGAGGCGCCCCACCACCGCAGCACCGCCTCGGCGCTCGTCGGCGGCCGCAGGCCGGGGTCGATAGGAATTCTCAGCAGAGCTCATCGTGGCGTCTTGTTCTTGGACGAAGCGCCCGAGTTCTCGCGGGATGTTCTCGAAGCACTGCGACAGCCGATGGAGGCTCGACAGGTCCACATCCACCGGGCTTGGGGCTCGATGGTTCTTCCGGCATCGTTCCAACTGGTGATGGCGGCGAACCCATGCCCCTGCGGAGCTGGAATGCGCGGAGCCGAATCCACCTGCCGATGCACGCCGATGGACAAACGTCGCTACCGCAACAGACTCTCCGGACCCCTGCTGGACCGAGTCGACCTGCAACTCGAACTGTTCCCCGTCTCACCGGCCGACATTCGCCTCGGCGGGGTACAGGAGGACAGTGCACCCGTCGCCGAGCGGGTCAGACGCGCCCGACAGCGGCAGGCCGAGCGATACGTCGACTGTGAGTGGACGCTGAACTCCAACGCACCCGGGGCCTGGCTGCGTGAGCACTTCTCCCTGAGTCCGAACAGTCTGCGCGACCTGGACCGCGCGCTCGACACCGGAAGGATCACCATGCGCGGATACGACCGAGTGCTGAGGGTGGCAACGACCCTGGCTGACCTTGAGGGGGCAGCCGCGCCCACGCCCGACAAGATCACGACGGCGCTGGCGCTGAGGACACAGGACTCATGA
- the rlmN gene encoding 23S rRNA (adenine(2503)-C(2))-methyltransferase RlmN, with protein sequence MVEHADGTTSKTPTRDGRPLLNFKSPRASQPKQHLADMTMDERIEAVKEMGLPAFRAKQISTHYFSHYQTDVESMTDLPKDLRADLQERFFPHLLTEVRRLRTANGDTIKFLWRLYDGALVESVLMRYRNRVTLCVSSQCGCGMNCPFCATGQQGLTRNMSAAEIVEQVIRANQVIAAGELAPAPSGDMPAEGETALGAESDEDQGETSEATVDESEATASATGPERVSNIVFMGMGEPLANYKRVMNAVRRFVEPGPQGLGMSARRITISTVGLVPGINKLAAEEIPVTFALSLHAPDDELRDEMIPVNTRWKADEAIDAAYNYYQVTGRRVSIEYALIKDMNDHPWRAELLAKKLNARGRGWVHVNPIPLNPTPGSVWTASEPEVADEFVRRLVDQGIPTTIRDTRGSDIDGACGQLAAAD encoded by the coding sequence ATCGTCGAACACGCAGACGGGACGACATCGAAGACGCCGACGCGTGACGGTCGTCCGCTGCTCAATTTCAAATCTCCGCGAGCCAGTCAGCCGAAGCAGCATCTGGCCGACATGACGATGGACGAACGCATCGAAGCGGTCAAGGAGATGGGACTGCCAGCCTTCCGCGCCAAGCAGATCTCGACCCACTACTTCTCGCACTACCAGACCGATGTCGAGTCCATGACGGACCTGCCCAAGGATCTGCGTGCGGACCTGCAGGAACGATTCTTCCCCCACCTTCTGACCGAGGTTCGTCGCCTGCGGACCGCGAACGGCGACACGATCAAATTCCTGTGGCGCCTCTACGACGGTGCACTCGTCGAATCGGTGCTCATGCGCTATCGCAACCGCGTCACACTGTGTGTCTCCAGCCAGTGCGGCTGCGGAATGAACTGTCCCTTCTGTGCGACGGGACAGCAGGGCTTGACACGCAACATGTCCGCCGCGGAGATCGTCGAACAGGTCATCCGCGCCAACCAGGTCATCGCCGCGGGCGAGCTCGCACCGGCACCCTCGGGCGATATGCCAGCGGAAGGTGAGACTGCTCTCGGCGCCGAATCCGATGAAGACCAGGGTGAGACATCCGAGGCCACGGTCGATGAATCGGAAGCCACCGCCTCGGCGACGGGACCCGAACGCGTCTCCAATATCGTGTTCATGGGAATGGGCGAACCCCTGGCCAACTACAAGCGGGTGATGAACGCGGTGCGCCGGTTCGTCGAGCCTGGTCCGCAGGGACTGGGAATGTCGGCCCGTCGGATCACCATCTCCACGGTCGGCCTGGTCCCAGGCATCAACAAGCTGGCGGCCGAGGAGATTCCGGTCACCTTCGCCCTCAGTCTCCACGCACCCGATGATGAACTGCGCGACGAGATGATCCCGGTCAACACCCGCTGGAAGGCTGATGAAGCCATCGATGCCGCGTACAACTACTACCAGGTGACAGGACGTCGGGTGAGCATCGAATACGCGCTCATCAAGGACATGAACGATCACCCCTGGCGTGCGGAGCTGCTGGCGAAGAAGCTCAACGCTCGTGGTCGCGGCTGGGTCCACGTCAATCCGATCCCGCTCAACCCGACGCCCGGCTCCGTGTGGACCGCGTCCGAGCCTGAGGTGGCGGACGAATTCGTGCGCAGGCTCGTTGACCAGGGGATCCCCACGACGATCCGCGATACGCGCGGTTCGGACATCGATGGGGCCTGCGGACAGCTTGCTGCCGCTGACTGA
- the pyrH gene encoding UMP kinase, with protein MTSTPVHESSYASRPVRTHRRRVLLKLSGEVFGGGKIGVDPDVVAAVAKEVAPTVDEVEVSIVVGGGNFFRGAELSQRGMDRTRADYMGMLGTVMNCLALQDFLEQLGVDTRVQTAIPMSQVAESYIPRRAMRHMEKNRVVIFGAGAGLPYFSTDTVAAQRALEIHADEVLIAKNGVDGVYTADPNIDPTAEKIREITYQEALQKGLKVVDATAFSLCMDNKLPMHVFGMEGEGNLRKAIVGDKIGTVVK; from the coding sequence ATGACATCCACCCCGGTTCACGAATCCAGCTACGCCAGCAGACCCGTCCGCACCCATCGCCGCCGTGTGCTCCTCAAACTCTCGGGCGAGGTGTTCGGCGGAGGAAAGATCGGAGTCGATCCCGATGTCGTCGCCGCTGTAGCCAAAGAAGTAGCCCCCACCGTCGACGAGGTGGAAGTCAGCATCGTCGTCGGCGGCGGAAACTTCTTCCGTGGAGCAGAGCTGTCCCAGCGAGGAATGGATCGTACCCGTGCCGACTACATGGGCATGCTCGGAACAGTGATGAACTGCCTCGCGCTGCAGGACTTCCTCGAACAGCTGGGCGTCGACACCCGGGTGCAGACTGCGATCCCGATGTCCCAGGTGGCCGAGTCCTACATTCCGCGCCGGGCCATGCGCCACATGGAGAAGAACAGGGTTGTCATCTTCGGTGCAGGGGCCGGACTGCCGTACTTCTCCACCGATACCGTCGCCGCGCAGCGTGCGCTGGAAATCCACGCCGACGAAGTCCTCATCGCCAAAAACGGAGTTGACGGTGTCTACACCGCCGACCCGAACATCGACCCCACAGCGGAGAAGATCCGCGAGATCACCTATCAGGAGGCGCTGCAGAAGGGCCTCAAAGTCGTCGACGCAACCGCCTTCTCCCTGTGCATGGACAATAAACTTCCGATGCACGTCTTCGGCATGGAAGGTGAAGGCAATCTGCGCAAAGCGATCGTCGGAGACAAGATCGGCACCGTAGTCAAATAG
- the dprA gene encoding DNA-processing protein DprA gives MNDVGSGDIRAAVAALLRIGEPGDGLLTGLVDEIGPIAVLELIRAVAAGTSSAAEAADSLSSIVTAVAGSGQLGEAFDRWAVRGADAQGHRDLEAVHRLGGRLVIPSDDEWPTALRDLGTAAPLGLWIRGTVALNAALQRAVAIVGARAASNYGTKCASDLAWDLAARGLTIVSGGAFGIDAAAHRAAIAREGTTIAFMAGGVDRFYPAANTELFHQVLECGAIVSETAPGMTPMRHRFLLRNRLIAASSQVTVIVEAGWRSGALNTARHALELSREVAAFPGSVYSASSTGTHRLIRHHEAQLVTSCEDVIALTGGVEPALFNDGSLPSEDPRLPSEDPNRSSPDPTDDLAEREKICLNVLSATKALAVGTVAARAGLTVPNTLSALAVLELAGMSVRRESGWVKMRRQV, from the coding sequence ATGAACGACGTCGGCAGTGGAGACATTCGGGCGGCTGTGGCTGCCCTGCTGAGGATCGGAGAACCCGGGGACGGGCTGCTCACGGGTCTCGTTGACGAGATTGGTCCTATTGCAGTGCTCGAACTGATCCGGGCAGTGGCAGCAGGAACGTCATCAGCAGCCGAGGCCGCCGACAGCCTGTCGTCGATCGTGACTGCGGTCGCCGGCAGTGGGCAGCTTGGAGAGGCATTCGACCGGTGGGCCGTGCGTGGTGCGGATGCACAAGGACACCGTGACCTCGAAGCAGTGCACAGACTGGGCGGGCGACTCGTCATCCCCAGCGACGACGAATGGCCGACTGCCCTGAGAGACCTCGGAACAGCGGCACCACTGGGACTGTGGATCCGAGGCACCGTGGCGCTGAACGCAGCACTGCAGCGGGCGGTCGCCATCGTCGGAGCGCGAGCGGCCAGCAACTACGGCACCAAATGTGCCTCCGATCTTGCCTGGGACCTGGCCGCGAGGGGGCTGACCATCGTCTCCGGTGGAGCCTTCGGGATCGATGCGGCAGCCCACCGGGCAGCCATCGCCCGTGAAGGCACCACGATCGCGTTCATGGCTGGGGGAGTCGACCGTTTCTATCCGGCTGCGAACACCGAGCTATTCCACCAAGTGCTCGAGTGTGGTGCGATCGTGTCCGAAACCGCTCCCGGGATGACGCCTATGCGGCACCGCTTCCTGCTTCGCAACCGCCTGATCGCCGCCTCATCCCAGGTCACTGTCATCGTCGAAGCCGGCTGGCGCAGCGGAGCCCTCAACACCGCCCGACACGCTCTCGAGCTTTCGCGTGAAGTCGCGGCCTTCCCCGGATCCGTGTATTCGGCTTCGTCGACGGGAACCCACAGACTCATCCGACACCATGAAGCGCAGCTGGTGACCAGCTGCGAGGACGTCATCGCGCTCACCGGTGGTGTGGAACCGGCGCTGTTCAACGATGGGAGCCTCCCCTCCGAAGACCCTCGCCTGCCCTCCGAAGACCCGAACCGCTCATCACCCGATCCGACCGATGACCTGGCCGAACGAGAGAAGATCTGCCTCAATGTGCTCTCAGCGACCAAGGCATTGGCTGTCGGAACCGTGGCAGCACGGGCCGGACTGACGGTGCCGAACACTCTCTCCGCGCTCGCCGTCCTCGAACTTGCCGGAATGAGCGTCCGCCGCGAATCCGGGTGGGTCAAGATGCGCAGACAGGTGTGA
- the rpsB gene encoding 30S ribosomal protein S2, with protein MAVVTIRQLLDSGVHFGHQTRRWNPKMKRFIFTERNGIYIIDLQKSLGYIDTAFEFVKETVTHGGSILFVGTKKQAQESIAEQAKRVGQPYVNQRWLGGMLTNFQTISLRLRRLKELEEIDFDDVAGSSHTKKELLILRREKDKLEKTLGGIRDMQRTPSAVWIVDTKKEHLAVDEARKLGIPVIAILDTNCDPDDVNYPIPGNDDAIRSVSLLTRVIADAVAEGLIARHSSDDKGGEKNVSAVEPMPEWERELLEGNAPASEEAAAPAADAAAKPAAEEAAADAAEEATDEPPAEAAAEAADKATEAPAAEAAADSTESTES; from the coding sequence ATGGCCGTCGTCACCATCCGCCAGCTGCTCGACAGCGGCGTTCACTTTGGACACCAGACCCGTCGTTGGAACCCGAAGATGAAGCGCTTCATCTTCACTGAGCGCAACGGCATCTACATCATCGACCTGCAGAAGTCGCTGGGATACATCGACACTGCATTCGAGTTCGTCAAGGAAACCGTGACCCACGGTGGCTCGATCCTCTTCGTCGGCACCAAGAAGCAGGCGCAGGAATCGATCGCCGAACAGGCCAAGCGCGTGGGACAGCCCTACGTCAACCAGCGCTGGCTCGGCGGTATGCTCACCAACTTCCAGACCATCTCGCTGCGCCTGCGCCGCCTGAAGGAACTCGAAGAGATCGACTTCGACGACGTTGCAGGTTCCTCGCACACCAAGAAGGAACTGCTCATTCTCCGTCGTGAGAAGGACAAGCTGGAGAAGACTCTCGGCGGTATCCGCGACATGCAGCGGACCCCTTCGGCTGTCTGGATCGTTGACACCAAGAAGGAACACCTCGCTGTCGACGAAGCGCGCAAACTGGGCATCCCGGTCATCGCGATCCTCGACACCAACTGCGACCCTGACGACGTCAACTACCCGATCCCGGGCAACGACGACGCCATCCGCTCGGTGTCCCTGCTCACCCGCGTGATCGCCGACGCAGTGGCAGAGGGCCTCATCGCCCGCCACTCCTCGGACGACAAAGGCGGCGAGAAGAACGTCTCCGCTGTCGAACCGATGCCTGAGTGGGAGCGCGAGCTGCTCGAGGGCAATGCTCCGGCTTCCGAGGAAGCTGCAGCTCCAGCCGCTGACGCTGCTGCGAAGCCGGCCGCTGAAGAAGCCGCCGCTGACGCTGCTGAAGAGGCGACCGACGAGCCCCCAGCTGAGGCTGCTGCCGAGGCCGCTGACAAGGCGACCGAAGCACCCGCCGCAGAAGCTGCCGCAGACTCCACCGAGTCGACAGAGTCCTGA
- the tsf gene encoding translation elongation factor Ts, which yields MANYTAADIKALREKTGAGMMDVKKALDEADGDQAKAIEVLRVKGLKGATKREGRSTSDGLVATHVEGGVGTMIELNSETDFVAKSDPFVALADEVLGLAVSSNADSAEAVLESTKDGKPVSEFITESGATLGEKVALRRVGRLEGASVESYLHRTNKDLPPQVGVLLAYEGDDATVAHDVAVHIAAMSPKYFSREEVPADLVENERRIAEDIAKNEGKPEQAVPKIIEGRVNGFFKENCLLDQGFAKDPKQSVSKVLEAAGVKATGFLRFRVGA from the coding sequence ATGGCAAACTACACTGCCGCTGATATCAAGGCATTGCGCGAGAAGACCGGCGCCGGAATGATGGATGTCAAGAAAGCTCTTGACGAAGCAGACGGCGATCAGGCGAAAGCCATCGAGGTCCTCCGTGTGAAGGGCCTCAAGGGCGCCACCAAGCGTGAAGGTCGCTCGACCTCCGATGGTCTCGTGGCTACGCACGTCGAGGGCGGCGTCGGAACGATGATCGAGCTCAACTCGGAGACCGACTTCGTTGCGAAGTCCGATCCCTTCGTCGCACTCGCTGACGAGGTTCTGGGCCTGGCCGTGTCCAGCAACGCCGATTCGGCCGAAGCTGTTCTCGAGTCCACGAAGGACGGCAAGCCCGTTTCGGAGTTCATCACCGAAAGCGGTGCGACTCTGGGCGAGAAGGTTGCCCTTCGTCGCGTCGGACGTCTCGAAGGCGCAAGCGTCGAGTCCTACCTGCACCGCACGAACAAGGACCTGCCCCCTCAGGTGGGCGTCCTGCTCGCGTACGAAGGTGACGACGCAACCGTCGCACACGATGTCGCAGTGCACATCGCAGCGATGAGCCCGAAGTACTTCTCCCGTGAAGAGGTCCCCGCTGACCTCGTGGAGAACGAACGTCGCATCGCTGAGGACATAGCGAAGAACGAAGGCAAGCCTGAGCAGGCTGTGCCCAAGATCATCGAAGGCCGCGTGAACGGCTTCTTCAAGGAGAACTGCCTGCTGGACCAGGGATTCGCCAAGGATCCCAAGCAGTCCGTGAGCAAGGTCCTCGAAGCTGCCGGTGTCAAAGCCACCGGATTCCTGCGCTTCCGCGTCGGAGCCTGA
- a CDS encoding tyrosine recombinase XerC, giving the protein MTLPRTIAEVVSGYADHLRSRDVSAHTSRAYISDVTDFFAHAAHSPAARTRSRTAEPVVDDIDLNDLRSWLIALDDAGAAKSTVARKIAAVKSFFAYCVNHQGLTNNPAARLRTPKKDSRLPTVLKPQQAADLVSRERTAHTEAERSDPIEAAKWARDAAILEMLYATAVRVSELTGLNRSDVDHQRSMITVLGKGNKERRVPFGTPAQSALQQWLNLRETFVSKSSGDALFLGVRGARIGARQVRELVHRYGSDDPSAPDIGPHGLRHSAATHMLDGGADLRQIQELLGHSTMSSTQIYTHVSMQRLQETYRQAHPRA; this is encoded by the coding sequence GTGACCCTTCCGAGAACCATCGCCGAGGTGGTGTCCGGCTATGCCGACCACTTGAGATCGCGTGACGTCTCCGCCCACACATCGCGGGCCTACATCTCCGATGTCACAGACTTCTTTGCCCATGCGGCCCACTCTCCAGCTGCCCGCACCCGGTCCCGCACCGCTGAGCCAGTGGTGGATGACATCGATCTCAACGACCTGCGTTCGTGGCTCATCGCCCTCGACGACGCCGGAGCGGCGAAGTCGACCGTGGCCCGGAAGATCGCAGCTGTGAAGTCCTTCTTCGCCTACTGCGTGAACCACCAGGGGCTGACGAACAATCCGGCGGCACGGCTGCGGACTCCCAAGAAGGACTCTCGTCTTCCCACCGTGCTCAAACCCCAACAGGCCGCCGATCTCGTGTCCCGAGAGCGTACTGCTCATACCGAGGCTGAGCGCAGCGATCCCATCGAAGCAGCCAAATGGGCCAGGGACGCAGCCATCCTGGAGATGCTCTATGCCACAGCAGTGCGCGTATCAGAGCTGACCGGGCTGAACCGCAGCGACGTTGACCATCAGCGTTCGATGATCACTGTGCTGGGCAAGGGCAACAAGGAACGACGCGTCCCCTTCGGAACACCCGCCCAATCGGCGTTGCAGCAGTGGCTGAACCTGCGGGAGACGTTCGTCTCGAAGAGCAGCGGCGATGCGCTCTTCCTCGGTGTCAGAGGCGCTCGCATCGGAGCCAGGCAGGTGAGGGAACTCGTTCATCGGTACGGGTCAGATGACCCCAGCGCACCTGATATCGGCCCGCACGGACTCCGGCACTCGGCGGCTACACACATGCTCGACGGGGGAGCGGACCTGCGGCAGATCCAGGAGCTTCTGGGGCACTCGACTATGAGCAGCACGCAGATCTACACCCACGTCTCGATGCAGCGATTGCAGGAGACCTATCGGCAGGCACACCCCCGGGCCTGA
- a CDS encoding phosphatidate cytidylyltransferase, with product MISLTGPGSPASDPAPLGESDPVPHASSLETPYPKRRELRNSGKDYSPEDLETNPAAETGQDVPEVAQKDYGRAGRNLPAAIGIGLLIGGVVLASLIVYPISFLFIILIAIVAAMWELANALSRSGSLVSRIPTMVSAACMVVATFVGGREALWVTFAASAGAVMLFTMVERRKNAVKDVSLSLFALTYVGLMACFVVYLLTQPDGNLYVILFLASVVASDTGGYVFGVLWGKHPIAPRISPKKSWEGYIGSVVFAAAVATILALTLFDAPFWTGLVFGAVIPAFATLGDFSESMIKRDLDLKDMGTLLPGHGGVMDRLDSILPTAPVALVMFSVLPGYL from the coding sequence ATGATTTCGTTGACCGGTCCAGGCAGTCCTGCATCGGATCCGGCTCCCCTTGGGGAGTCGGATCCGGTTCCGCATGCATCAAGCCTTGAGACCCCATACCCGAAGCGCAGAGAACTGCGCAACTCCGGTAAGGACTACTCGCCGGAAGATCTGGAGACGAACCCGGCTGCGGAGACCGGGCAGGACGTCCCCGAGGTGGCACAGAAGGACTACGGCAGGGCCGGACGAAATCTGCCCGCTGCGATCGGCATCGGGCTGCTCATCGGCGGAGTCGTCCTGGCCTCGCTCATCGTCTACCCGATCTCCTTCCTCTTCATCATTCTCATCGCAATCGTCGCCGCGATGTGGGAATTGGCCAACGCGCTGTCTCGATCGGGATCACTCGTGTCGCGGATACCGACCATGGTGTCGGCCGCCTGCATGGTGGTGGCGACTTTCGTCGGCGGCCGCGAAGCACTGTGGGTGACCTTCGCCGCCAGCGCCGGCGCCGTCATGCTCTTCACCATGGTCGAGCGACGTAAGAACGCGGTCAAAGATGTCTCGCTGTCTCTCTTCGCACTGACCTATGTCGGTCTCATGGCCTGCTTCGTCGTGTACCTGCTGACCCAACCCGACGGCAATCTCTACGTCATCCTGTTCCTCGCCAGCGTGGTCGCCTCGGACACCGGCGGCTACGTCTTCGGCGTCCTTTGGGGCAAACATCCGATCGCACCGAGAATCTCCCCGAAGAAGTCGTGGGAAGGCTACATCGGCTCGGTGGTCTTCGCCGCCGCGGTCGCCACCATCCTCGCTCTGACTCTCTTCGACGCCCCGTTCTGGACCGGATTGGTCTTCGGTGCCGTCATCCCGGCCTTCGCCACCCTCGGCGACTTCAGCGAATCGATGATCAAACGCGATCTCGACCTCAAAGACATGGGAACACTGCTGCCTGGACATGGTGGCGTCATGGACCGACTCGATTCGATCCTGCCCACCGCCCCGGTGGCCCTGGTGATGTTCTCGGTCCTTCCCGGCTACCTCTGA
- a CDS encoding D-alanyl-D-alanine carboxypeptidase family protein has protein sequence MVLTFTLTEVGAPFSMASAEPAFKARPTWVSPVPAMEIVEAFDPPTEAWLKGHRGIDVLTVSGEPVRAPAAGTIRFRGSVASTPTMSIETESGYVISFQPAESTLETGEAFPAGVEIGTVAQGGHCEKSCLHIGIWKSEGVKKYTDPADFFGQEQSILLPLSRKPAHEHTGDSTRSGAGAWGGHRNGRIPAAAMCAVKSAPGQMLRCDAQAAFDRMSHAYEARFPTPISVTDAYRDYDTQVILKRRKGRMAARPGTSNHGWALAVDLGGGINSFGSAEHQWMRANAPKFGWIHPGWARQSGSLPEPWHWEFRR, from the coding sequence ATGGTCTTGACCTTCACCCTCACCGAGGTGGGGGCACCGTTCTCGATGGCATCCGCCGAACCTGCGTTCAAAGCGCGGCCGACGTGGGTCTCGCCTGTCCCCGCAATGGAGATCGTCGAGGCCTTCGATCCGCCCACGGAGGCATGGTTGAAGGGACACCGTGGCATCGATGTGCTCACGGTCAGCGGTGAACCGGTGCGTGCACCTGCTGCAGGGACCATTCGCTTCCGAGGCTCCGTGGCCAGCACCCCGACTATGAGCATCGAGACGGAATCCGGATACGTCATCTCCTTCCAGCCAGCGGAGTCGACACTGGAGACGGGTGAGGCGTTCCCTGCCGGTGTTGAGATCGGAACAGTTGCCCAGGGCGGGCACTGCGAAAAATCGTGCCTGCATATCGGCATTTGGAAGTCCGAGGGAGTGAAGAAGTACACCGACCCGGCAGACTTCTTCGGGCAGGAACAGTCGATCCTCTTGCCTCTGTCTCGCAAGCCCGCACATGAACACACCGGCGATTCCACGAGATCAGGGGCAGGTGCCTGGGGCGGGCATCGCAATGGCCGAATTCCCGCCGCAGCAATGTGCGCGGTGAAGTCGGCACCCGGACAGATGCTGCGCTGCGATGCCCAAGCGGCGTTCGACCGGATGTCCCACGCATACGAAGCCAGATTCCCGACTCCGATCTCCGTGACTGATGCCTACCGTGACTACGACACCCAGGTCATCCTGAAAAGACGCAAGGGTCGTATGGCAGCGAGGCCCGGAACCTCGAATCACGGTTGGGCACTGGCAGTTGACCTCGGCGGTGGAATCAACTCGTTCGGCAGCGCCGAGCACCAGTGGATGCGCGCTAATGCACCGAAGTTCGGATGGATCCATCCAGGCTGGGCCCGCCAGTCCGGTTCACTGCCTGAACCGTGGCACTGGGAATTCCGAAGGTGA